A genomic window from Centroberyx gerrardi isolate f3 chromosome 14, fCenGer3.hap1.cur.20231027, whole genome shotgun sequence includes:
- the LOC139914459 gene encoding C-type mannose receptor 2-like, producing the protein MKEILLSILAVSGLCAVSSYRQYHFVYEPKNATEARRHCREKYTDLATLDNMEDVKRLNDIVDLQKLSSFNDENLTWIGLYDDLNSWRWSLADRSFYKDGEAEFRNWHTGEPNNQDSGEYCVVMYPDGTWNDERCTNLRLPFCFDAEETERFLLINKSMTWTEAQSYCRQHHTDLASVRNQTENQKIHELVPGAGPEGAWIGLSRDSWKWLDGSNSSFRNWNTVEPNNNWKNEACVAAQFSSGKWEDWNCDVTRTFICYSSVMMKQVVRVKLKKTESSLDLNDPAVMEAILKQFKQRLKDNGVTEDVKISWKQQSDGKVFHREEEKKKKSKKTITPKEDL; encoded by the exons aTGAAGGAGATACTGCTGAGCATCCTGGCTGTATCAG GGCTGTGTGCCGTCTCCTCGTACCGTCAGTACCATTTCGTTTATGAGCCAAAGAACGCGACTGAAGCGCGGAGACACTGCAGGGAGAAGTACACAGACCTGGCCACTCTAGACAACATGGAGGATGTGAAGAGACTCAACGACATAGTGGATTTACAAAAACTGAGCAGTTTTAACGATGAGAAT CTAACGTGGATTGGGCTGTATGATGACCTGAACAGCTGGAGGTGGTCACTGGCGGACAGAAGTTTCTACAAAGACGGGGAGGCTGAGTTCAGGAACTGGCACACTGGTGAACCGAACAACCAGGATAGTGGAGAATACTGCGTTGTCATGTATCCTGACGGCACATGGAACGATGAGCGTTGTACAAACCTCCGACTGCCATTCTGCTTTGACGCCGAAG AGACTGAGAGATTTCTTCTCATCAACAAGTCCATGACATGGACTGAGGCCCAGAGCTACTGCAGGCAGCACCACACCGACCTGGCCAGCGTCAGAAACCAGACAGAGAACCAGAAGATACACGAGCTGGTGCCTGGTGCAGGACCTGAAGGAGCCTGGATCGGCCTTTCCAGAGACTCCTGGAAGTGGCTGGATGGAAGTAACTCCTCATTCAGGAACTGGAACACAGTGGAACCGAATAACAACTGGAAGAACGAGGCCTGTGTGGCAGCACAGTTCAGCTCAGGCAAATGGGAGGACTGGAACTGCGATGTGACAAGAACGTTCATCTGCTACAGTAGCG TCATGATGAAGCAAGTGGTGAGAGTGAAGCTGAAAAAAACCGAGTCCTCTCTGGACCTGAACGATCCTGCTGTGATGGAGGCCATCCTGAAGCAG TTCAAACAGAGGCTGAAGGATAATGGGGTGACTGAAGACGTCAAAATCAGTTGGAAGCAGCAGTCGGACGGAAAAGTCTTCcacagggaagaggagaagaagaaaaagagcaagAAAACCATCACGCCAAAAGAGGACCTTTGA